A part of Clostridium novyi genomic DNA contains:
- a CDS encoding 3'-5' exonuclease, with product MSFYLVKNEELIFVPYNLLAIDFEFITTKIIENKAKKYFQEIIEIGVVFKSENCCEKYNEVIKPRYFLNSKDKSKSIYGGRFSYEDMQNGLELEKVFKDLKKLYVEKETIWMSWGKAEYDILKTVCKKYNVNLPFLKEDYLDLSLEFKNFFHINQNMSLDKALNYLHIPIVNRHYALPDAEALMKIIYIMFHRGYRLEDKDFEIL from the coding sequence ATGAGCTTTTATTTGGTGAAAAATGAAGAGTTGATTTTTGTTCCTTATAATTTATTGGCAATAGATTTTGAATTTATAACTACAAAGATTATTGAAAATAAGGCTAAAAAATACTTTCAAGAAATTATTGAAATTGGAGTAGTATTTAAGAGTGAAAACTGCTGTGAAAAGTATAATGAAGTTATAAAACCTAGATATTTTTTAAATAGTAAAGATAAAAGTAAAAGTATCTATGGTGGAAGATTTTCTTATGAAGATATGCAAAATGGACTAGAGCTTGAAAAAGTATTTAAAGATTTGAAAAAGTTATATGTGGAGAAAGAAACTATTTGGATGTCATGGGGAAAGGCAGAATATGATATTTTAAAAACTGTATGTAAGAAATATAATGTTAATCTTCCTTTTTTAAAGGAAGATTATTTGGACTTATCTTTAGAGTTTAAAAATTTTTTTCATATTAATCAAAATATGTCATTAGATAAAGCTTTGAATTATTTGCATATTCCTATAGTAAATCGTCATTATGCATTACCAGATGCAGAAGCTCTTATGAAAATAATATATATAATGTTTCATAGAGGGTACAGACTAGAGGATAAAGATTTTGAAATTTTATAA
- a CDS encoding Rne/Rng family ribonuclease, whose amino-acid sequence METIYIEREEEILRIVLREDDILKECFIEEEKSEPSPGKIYKGVVKNIVPAIKCAFIDIGCNKNAYMYLHHKFKNDDLKNGDEVLVEIMKEAIGEKGPKVTSSISVPGRYVVIVTNNNKISFSKKIEDNDNFKCYIKDNVNKPEDIGIMIRTNALDATIEDINTEIEKLYETYKKIVQEGTYCLKPKLLYDGGGTLGRILNDILTFNTKKVVLNNEQDLKYIKKFIEDKSDLDLELQLYEGTQNLFSYYNIEREILSLRNNKVMLPSGGNIIIDKTEAMYVIDVNSGKNTKETSIDKTALVTNLEAAREIARQIMMRNLSGIIIIDFIDIHDYDYKKKILHILKDEFKEDKKKTVIYPFTQLNLVQIARKRRGKAISEYIEEECTMCNGKAKRIKLSYINKLIRNELKKIDNDYNISDIYIELDEKYKKDVLGDVIKFIKDIEGLRKKIYVNFISNLEYFKVEPLLFASQIKKLENIKIYG is encoded by the coding sequence TTGGAAACAATTTATATAGAACGAGAAGAAGAGATTCTAAGAATTGTATTAAGAGAAGATGATATATTAAAAGAATGTTTTATAGAAGAGGAAAAATCAGAACCATCTCCAGGGAAGATATATAAAGGTGTAGTTAAAAACATAGTACCAGCTATTAAATGTGCATTTATAGACATTGGATGTAATAAAAATGCATATATGTATTTACATCATAAATTCAAAAATGATGATTTGAAAAATGGTGATGAAGTTTTAGTTGAGATTATGAAAGAAGCTATAGGTGAAAAAGGACCAAAAGTTACTAGTTCGATTAGTGTTCCTGGAAGATATGTAGTTATAGTAACCAATAACAATAAGATAAGTTTTTCTAAAAAAATAGAAGATAATGATAATTTTAAATGTTATATAAAGGATAATGTAAATAAGCCAGAAGATATAGGAATAATGATTAGAACAAATGCTTTAGATGCAACAATAGAAGATATAAATACAGAAATTGAAAAATTATATGAAACTTATAAAAAGATAGTACAGGAGGGTACATATTGTTTAAAACCAAAGCTTTTATATGATGGTGGTGGAACTTTAGGTAGAATTTTAAATGATATACTGACTTTTAATACTAAAAAAGTAGTTTTAAATAATGAGCAAGATCTTAAATATATTAAAAAGTTTATTGAGGATAAGTCTGATTTGGATTTGGAACTTCAATTATATGAGGGAACTCAAAATTTATTTAGTTATTATAATATAGAACGGGAAATATTATCTCTTAGAAATAATAAAGTTATGTTACCTAGTGGTGGAAATATAATAATAGATAAAACTGAAGCGATGTATGTTATAGATGTTAATTCAGGTAAAAACACTAAAGAAACTTCTATAGATAAGACAGCTTTAGTTACAAACTTAGAAGCAGCTAGAGAAATTGCAAGACAAATTATGATGAGGAATTTAAGTGGAATAATAATTATAGATTTTATAGATATACATGATTATGATTATAAGAAGAAGATATTACATATTTTAAAAGATGAATTTAAAGAAGATAAAAAGAAAACAGTTATATATCCCTTTACACAACTTAATTTAGTTCAAATAGCTAGAAAAAGAAGAGGAAAGGCTATTTCAGAATATATAGAAGAAGAATGTACCATGTGCAATGGAAAAGCAAAGAGGATAAAACTTTCTTACATAAATAAGTTAATTAGAAATGAACTTAAGAAAATAGATAATGATTATAATATAAGTGATATATATATTGAACTTGATGAAAAATATAAAAAAGATGTTTTAGGAGATGTTATAAAATTTATAAAAGATATAGAAGGATTGCGTAAAAAGATATACGTTAACTTTATAAGTAACTTAGAATACTTTAAAGTAGAACCATTATTATTTGCAAGTCAAATAAAAAAACTTGAAAATATCAAAATATATGGATAA
- the rplU gene encoding 50S ribosomal protein L21, translated as MYAVVQTGGKQYRVQEGDVLFVEKLNAEVDSNVELTEVLAVNKDGKLVVGAPVVEGAKVVAKVLKQGKAKKVIVFKYKPKKDSRKKNGHRQPYTKLQIERIEA; from the coding sequence ATGTACGCTGTAGTTCAAACAGGTGGAAAACAATACAGAGTTCAAGAAGGAGACGTTTTATTCGTTGAAAAGCTAAACGCTGAAGTAGACTCAAACGTTGAATTAACTGAAGTTCTTGCTGTAAATAAGGATGGTAAGTTAGTAGTTGGAGCTCCTGTAGTTGAAGGAGCAAAGGTTGTTGCTAAAGTACTTAAACAAGGAAAAGCTAAAAAAGTTATAGTATTTAAGTACAAACCAAAGAAAGACTCTAGAAAGAAAAACGGTCACAGACAACCTTACACTAAGTTACAAATCGAAAGAATTGAAGCTTAA
- a CDS encoding ribosomal-processing cysteine protease Prp has protein sequence MIKVTLKKKNENIVSFKIEGHAGFDEYNRDIVCSAVSAISQTTLIGILQVLNIHVEYQMVDGFLSLSIEEKTMEEIKKCQVLLHTMQLGLKSMEQVYKDYINVREEEV, from the coding sequence ATGATTAAGGTCACTTTGAAGAAAAAAAATGAGAACATAGTTTCTTTTAAAATAGAAGGTCATGCAGGGTTTGATGAGTATAATAGAGATATAGTGTGTAGCGCTGTATCAGCTATTTCACAAACCACTTTAATTGGCATTCTACAAGTTTTAAATATCCATGTTGAATATCAAATGGTAGACGGATTTTTAAGTTTAAGCATAGAGGAGAAAACCATGGAAGAGATTAAAAAATGTCAGGTTTTACTACATACAATGCAATTAGGACTTAAAAGCATGGAACAAGTATATAAAGATTATATAAATGTAAGGGAAGAGGAGGTGTAA
- the rpmA gene encoding 50S ribosomal protein L27, which translates to MLLMNLQLFAHKKGVGSSKNGRDSESKRLGTKCGDGQFVLAGNILVRQRGTKIHPGVNVGRGGDDTLFAKVDGIVRYERVGRSKKQASVYPVEIENVAE; encoded by the coding sequence ATGTTATTAATGAACCTTCAATTATTTGCTCATAAAAAAGGAGTAGGTAGTTCTAAAAACGGAAGAGATTCTGAATCTAAAAGACTTGGAACTAAATGTGGTGATGGACAATTTGTTCTTGCTGGAAATATTCTAGTAAGACAAAGAGGAACAAAAATCCATCCAGGTGTTAACGTTGGTAGAGGTGGAGACGATACACTTTTTGCTAAAGTAGACGGAATCGTAAGATACGAAAGAGTTGGCAGAAGCAAAAAACAAGCTAGCGTTTATCCTGTAGAAATAGAAAATGTAGCTGAGTAG
- a CDS encoding Spo0B domain-containing protein, translating into MGELYKFISELRKQRHDFMNYVQIIYGYIQLDKKEDAKRYINKIIGENKNISKIYSLGDQCFGFCIEKLIRELNEKEIKFELDIEINRFSKNVFYNEYYKKQKILNNIFHELENNNLRVVYIYIFEDELGESLLIANGESSVNELDWMEEWEEINIDLNDTKLHKYVYGNNLAYRLTFI; encoded by the coding sequence ATGGGAGAGCTTTATAAGTTTATAAGTGAGCTTAGAAAACAAAGACATGATTTTATGAATTATGTACAAATTATATATGGATATATTCAATTGGATAAAAAAGAAGATGCAAAAAGATATATAAATAAGATTATTGGTGAAAATAAAAATATAAGTAAGATATATTCTTTAGGAGATCAATGTTTTGGATTTTGCATAGAGAAATTAATAAGAGAATTAAATGAAAAAGAAATAAAGTTTGAATTAGATATAGAGATTAATAGATTTTCTAAGAATGTTTTTTATAATGAATATTATAAAAAACAAAAAATACTAAATAATATATTTCATGAATTAGAAAATAACAATTTAAGAGTTGTTTATATATATATTTTTGAAGATGAATTAGGGGAGAGTTTACTTATAGCAAATGGGGAATCAAGCGTTAATGAATTGGATTGGATGGAAGAATGGGAAGAAATAAATATAGATTTAAATGATACTAAGTTACATAAGTATGTCTATGGTAATAATCTTGCCTATAGATTAACTTTTATATGA
- the obgE gene encoding GTPase ObgE, translating to MFIDTAKIFVKSGKGGNGCISFRREKYVSMGGPDGGDGGNGGNVILIADRNLTTLLDFTYHRKFVADNGQDGSGSKCFGKKGEDLYIKVPVGTVVKDFESNKIMIDLSKEGDTYVVAKGGKGGKGNYHFATPTRQAPNFAEPGMPGEERMIFLEIKLLADVGLLGFPNVGKSTLLSMVSKAKPKIANYHFTTLKPNLGVVKIEGANAFVMADIPGIIEGASEGVGLGLDFLRHIERTRLLVHVVDISGLEGREPIEDFKKINDELKNYSVKLWDRPQIVVANKSDMLYDEEIFENFKKEVNKMGFDKVFKISAATRAGVDDLIKEVTRMLSTIPITDMEIPEEDRYIPEEKRFTYEIRIEDGVYVVEGSFVDRLLDSVNVNDPDSLRYFHKVLKNKGILDKLKEMGIQDEDTVRLKDFEFDFLL from the coding sequence ATGTTTATAGATACAGCGAAAATTTTTGTGAAGTCAGGTAAGGGAGGAAATGGATGCATTTCTTTTAGAAGAGAAAAATATGTTTCTATGGGTGGACCTGATGGTGGAGATGGCGGAAACGGTGGAAATGTAATACTTATTGCAGATAGAAATCTTACTACTCTATTAGATTTCACATATCATAGAAAATTTGTAGCGGATAATGGTCAAGATGGTTCAGGATCTAAGTGTTTTGGAAAAAAAGGTGAAGATTTATATATAAAAGTTCCAGTAGGTACTGTTGTTAAGGATTTTGAAAGTAATAAAATTATGATAGATTTATCAAAAGAAGGAGATACATATGTAGTTGCTAAAGGTGGTAAAGGTGGTAAAGGAAATTATCATTTTGCTACACCAACAAGACAGGCTCCAAACTTTGCAGAACCAGGAATGCCAGGAGAAGAAAGAATGATATTTTTAGAAATAAAACTTTTGGCAGATGTGGGACTGCTAGGATTCCCCAATGTAGGAAAATCAACATTATTGTCTATGGTAAGTAAGGCTAAACCCAAAATAGCAAACTATCATTTCACTACATTAAAGCCAAATCTTGGAGTTGTCAAAATAGAAGGTGCAAATGCTTTTGTTATGGCAGATATACCAGGTATTATAGAAGGAGCGTCAGAAGGTGTTGGTCTTGGACTTGATTTCTTAAGACATATTGAAAGAACAAGGCTTTTAGTACACGTAGTAGATATTTCAGGTCTTGAAGGAAGAGAACCTATAGAAGATTTTAAGAAAATAAATGATGAATTAAAAAATTATAGTGTTAAACTATGGGATAGACCACAAATTGTAGTTGCTAATAAGAGTGATATGTTATATGATGAAGAAATTTTTGAAAACTTCAAGAAAGAAGTTAATAAAATGGGATTTGATAAAGTATTTAAAATTTCTGCTGCTACAAGAGCTGGTGTTGATGATTTAATAAAAGAAGTTACTAGAATGTTAAGTACAATACCAATAACTGATATGGAAATTCCAGAAGAAGATAGATATATACCAGAAGAAAAGAGATTTACCTATGAAATAAGAATAGAAGATGGTGTTTATGTTGTAGAAGGAAGTTTTGTTGATAGACTTCTTGATAGTGTTAATGTAAATGACCCAGATTCACTAAGATATTTCCATAAAGTGTTAAAAAACAAGGGAATTTTAGATAAACTTAAGGAAATGGGTATTCAAGATGAAGATACTGTAAGACTTAAGGATTTTGAATTTGACTTTTTATTATAA
- the yhbY gene encoding ribosome assembly RNA-binding protein YhbY: protein MISSKQRSFLRGMANKMQPIFQVGKNGIDDAFIKQVEDALEARELIKIKVLNNSFFTAREASDAICEEIECEGIQAIGNKLVLYKRSKNKSKIELPR, encoded by the coding sequence ATGATAAGCAGTAAGCAAAGAAGTTTTTTAAGAGGAATGGCCAATAAGATGCAACCTATATTTCAGGTTGGAAAAAATGGAATAGATGATGCTTTTATAAAACAAGTTGAGGATGCTTTAGAAGCTAGGGAACTTATAAAAATAAAAGTACTTAATAATAGTTTCTTTACAGCAAGAGAAGCTTCAGATGCAATATGTGAAGAAATAGAATGTGAAGGAATACAAGCAATAGGAAACAAATTAGTATTATATAAAAGATCAAAAAATAAGTCTAAAATAGAGCTACCACGATAA
- the nadD gene encoding nicotinate-nucleotide adenylyltransferase: protein MKKKGIFGGTFDPIHNGHLHIAYEALYKLNLNKIIFIPSGNPPHKTNKLVTNAETRYKLVKNVIKNEKKFEVSRYELEKKSFSYTYETLQYFKEKEPSTEWYFITGADCLMELYSWKNINEILKLCHFVVFRRSGYSMNDIINQKKQIEHEFHKNIIFLDIPIIDISSTFIREKLSEEKNVSYLVPEAVSKFLKESNLYK from the coding sequence ATGAAGAAAAAAGGCATTTTTGGAGGGACTTTTGATCCTATACATAACGGTCATTTACATATAGCTTATGAGGCTTTATATAAGTTAAATTTAAATAAAATTATTTTTATTCCTTCAGGAAATCCTCCACATAAAACAAATAAGTTAGTAACTAATGCAGAAACAAGATATAAATTAGTTAAAAATGTAATTAAAAATGAAAAAAAGTTTGAGGTAAGTAGATATGAATTAGAAAAAAAAAGTTTTAGTTATACATATGAAACGTTGCAATATTTTAAGGAAAAGGAGCCAAGTACAGAATGGTACTTTATAACTGGAGCGGATTGTTTAATGGAATTATACTCTTGGAAGAATATAAATGAGATTTTAAAGTTATGTCATTTTGTAGTGTTTAGAAGAAGTGGTTATAGCATGAATGATATAATAAATCAAAAAAAACAAATAGAACATGAATTTCATAAAAATATTATATTTTTGGATATACCTATTATAGATATATCTTCTACTTTTATAAGGGAAAAGTTAAGTGAAGAGAAAAATGTAAGTTATTTAGTTCCAGAAGCAGTATCAAAATTTTTAAAAGAAAGTAATTTATATAAATAG
- the yqeK gene encoding bis(5'-nucleosyl)-tetraphosphatase (symmetrical) YqeK → MWTEEKIINYLKQNLKPKRFQHSIGVRDTAIKLAEIYGEDLEKARIAGLVHDCAKNMSDEQILDICLKNEYNIDEVSQNMPSILHGEVGAYIAKNIMGIEDKEILNAIIYHTTGKENMTLLEKIIYISDYIEPLRDFPGVEDLRGLVYNKELDKALILSFNNTIKYVIDRNQLLHKKTIEARNYMLYNK, encoded by the coding sequence ATGTGGACAGAAGAAAAAATAATAAATTATTTAAAACAAAATTTAAAACCTAAAAGATTTCAGCATAGTATAGGAGTGAGAGATACAGCTATAAAACTTGCTGAAATCTATGGTGAAGATTTAGAAAAAGCTAGAATAGCTGGACTTGTACACGATTGTGCTAAAAATATGAGCGATGAGCAAATATTGGATATTTGTTTAAAAAATGAATATAATATAGATGAGGTATCACAAAATATGCCTTCAATTTTACATGGTGAAGTTGGAGCATATATTGCTAAAAATATTATGGGTATAGAAGATAAAGAAATTTTAAATGCTATAATTTATCATACTACAGGAAAAGAAAATATGACTCTTCTTGAAAAAATAATATATATATCAGACTATATTGAACCTTTAAGAGATTTTCCTGGAGTTGAAGATTTAAGAGGATTAGTTTATAACAAAGAATTAGATAAAGCACTTATTTTATCTTTTAATAATACTATAAAATATGTAATTGATAGAAATCAGCTTTTACATAAGAAGACTATAGAGGCTAGAAATTATATGTTATATAATAAATAG